The following proteins are encoded in a genomic region of Oceanisphaera profunda:
- the lolA gene encoding outer membrane lipoprotein chaperone LolA — MKKLATIGFLIWSVSAVALADARSDLQQKLASFNQFSADFSQQVFDEQGKPMQTGKGTMQLARPDQFRWHTVSPDESLIVSNGKSVWMYDPFVEQVSIAPLEQAIQNTPFLLIAGRDGKRWQDYEVTRQGADFIVASKDPSELISQFSLRFDARNRIERFSVLESGGQRSDFTLKNINTQPKVSNTSFTFTPPKGVMVDDQR, encoded by the coding sequence ATGAAGAAATTAGCGACAATAGGTTTTTTAATTTGGTCGGTGAGTGCGGTAGCACTGGCCGATGCTAGGTCTGACTTACAACAAAAACTGGCCAGCTTTAACCAGTTCTCTGCAGATTTCAGCCAGCAAGTATTTGATGAGCAAGGTAAGCCGATGCAAACCGGCAAGGGCACCATGCAGTTGGCACGACCCGATCAGTTTCGCTGGCACACAGTGTCCCCCGATGAGAGCTTGATTGTTTCAAACGGCAAAAGCGTGTGGATGTATGACCCTTTTGTGGAGCAAGTGAGCATAGCGCCACTGGAGCAAGCGATTCAGAACACGCCTTTCTTATTGATTGCCGGTCGTGATGGCAAACGCTGGCAGGATTATGAAGTGACGCGCCAAGGTGCAGATTTTATCGTGGCCAGTAAAGATCCCAGCGAGCTGATCAGCCAGTTTAGTCTGCGCTTTGATGCGAGAAATCGCATTGAACGTTTCAGTGTGTTGGAGTCAGGCGGTCAGCGCAGTGATTTCACCTTAAAAAATATCAACACTCAGCCTAAGGTAAGCAACACCAGCTTTACCTTTACGCCGCCAAAAGGCGTGATGGTTGATGATCAACGCTAA
- the lrp gene encoding leucine-responsive transcriptional regulator Lrp, producing MSQRMDEVLDLNSRPAKDLDRIDRNILNELQQDGRISNVELSKRVGLSPTPCLERVRRLERQGYIEGYTAILNPQYLDASLLVFVEITLNRGTPDVFDEFNDAVQKLEEIQECHLVSGDFDYLLKTRVADMSAYRKLLGETLLRLPGVNDTRTYVVMEEVKQSNRLVINTR from the coding sequence ATGAGTCAAAGGATGGATGAAGTGTTGGATTTGAACAGTAGACCGGCCAAAGATCTCGACCGAATAGATCGCAATATATTAAACGAGCTGCAGCAAGACGGCCGTATCTCTAACGTTGAGCTGTCTAAGCGGGTGGGGCTTAGCCCCACGCCGTGCTTAGAGCGCGTGCGTCGTTTAGAGCGCCAAGGGTACATCGAAGGCTATACTGCTATTCTTAATCCGCAGTATTTAGACGCCTCTTTGCTGGTGTTTGTAGAGATTACACTTAACCGTGGCACTCCTGATGTGTTTGATGAGTTTAATGATGCGGTACAAAAGCTGGAAGAAATTCAAGAATGCCATTTGGTATCCGGCGATTTTGACTATCTATTGAAAACGCGCGTGGCTGATATGTCGGCTTATCGTAAGTTGTTGGGCGAAACTTTGTTACGTTTGCCAGGCGTGAATGACACTCGCACCTATGTGGTGATGGAAGAGGTCAAGCAAAGCAATCGTCTGGTGATAAATACCCGTTAA
- the serS gene encoding serine--tRNA ligase, with protein sequence MLDSKYLRGDIADTAARLASRGFTLDISVFNNLEEQRKSLQSRTQELQADRNARSKAIGLAARNGEDIAPLKAAVSNINDELDGCKVELDKLLNDIEAFSAALPNLPHESVPVGKNEDQNVEVRLWGELPNFDFEPKDHVALGEALAGLDFKGAVKVSGSRFVIMQGQIARMHRALAQYMLDLHTQEHGYIECYVPYLVNSDSLFGTGQLPKFSADLFHTAIEGEGDEEGKVRRFSLIPTSEVPLTNIGRDEIFDANQLPLKFTAHSPCFRSEAGSYGRDTRGLVRMHQFDKVEMVQLVHPDTSWDILEEMVGHAEKVLQGLKLPYRVMALCTGDMGFSAAKTYDLEVWLPAQDTYREISSVSNCGDFQARRMQARVRGTDGKPQLLHTLNGSGLAVGRTLVAVLENYQQADGRIAVPEILQPYMGGLQFIG encoded by the coding sequence ATGCTGGATTCCAAATACCTGCGCGGCGACATCGCCGACACGGCAGCGCGGCTGGCAAGCCGTGGCTTTACGCTCGACATTTCTGTGTTTAATAACCTCGAAGAACAGCGCAAGTCCTTGCAATCCCGTACTCAAGAGTTACAAGCCGATCGTAATGCCCGCTCCAAAGCCATTGGTTTGGCGGCGCGTAATGGCGAAGACATTGCCCCCTTAAAGGCGGCAGTTTCAAACATTAATGATGAGCTAGACGGCTGTAAAGTTGAGCTGGATAAGTTACTTAATGACATTGAAGCGTTTAGTGCTGCACTGCCTAACCTGCCTCATGAGTCGGTACCGGTTGGCAAGAATGAAGACCAAAACGTTGAAGTGCGTTTGTGGGGCGAGTTGCCAAACTTTGATTTTGAACCCAAAGATCACGTGGCGCTGGGTGAAGCGTTAGCGGGCTTGGATTTTAAAGGCGCGGTTAAAGTATCAGGTTCCCGCTTTGTGATCATGCAAGGCCAAATCGCTCGTATGCATCGTGCCTTGGCGCAATATATGCTGGATTTACATACCCAAGAGCACGGTTACATTGAGTGTTACGTGCCGTACTTGGTGAACAGTGATAGCTTGTTTGGTACCGGTCAGTTACCAAAGTTTTCTGCCGATTTATTCCATACCGCCATCGAAGGCGAGGGCGATGAAGAAGGCAAAGTGCGCCGTTTCTCACTGATCCCGACCTCTGAAGTGCCGCTGACCAACATTGGCCGTGATGAAATTTTTGATGCCAATCAATTACCGCTGAAATTTACCGCCCACTCGCCGTGCTTTCGCTCCGAGGCCGGCTCTTATGGCCGCGACACCCGTGGTTTAGTGCGCATGCATCAATTCGATAAAGTAGAAATGGTGCAATTAGTGCACCCTGATACCTCGTGGGACATCTTAGAAGAAATGGTCGGCCACGCGGAAAAAGTGCTGCAAGGCTTAAAGCTGCCATATCGCGTGATGGCGCTATGTACCGGTGATATGGGCTTTAGTGCCGCTAAAACCTATGACTTAGAAGTCTGGTTGCCGGCGCAAGATACTTACCGCGAAATTTCTTCAGTGTCTAACTGCGGTGATTTTCAGGCGCGCCGTATGCAAGCGCGGGTGCGTGGTACTGATGGTAAGCCACAGCTGCTGCACACATTGAATGGTTCGGGACTGGCCGTGGGTCGTACGCTAGTCGCGGTATTAGAGAATTATCAGCAGGCAGATGGCCGCATTGCGGTACCTGAGATCTTGCAGCCGTATATGGGTGGTTTGCAGTTTATCGGTTAA
- a CDS encoding replication-associated recombination protein A: MSTLSLDFEQDDFRPLAARMRPQRLEQYLGQDHILGPDKPLRRALEAGHCHSMILWGPPGTGKTTLAELIALYCDAEVERVSAVTSGVKEIRAAIERAREHKLAGRRTILFVDEVHRFNKSQQDAFLPHIEDGTVTFIGATTENPSFELNNALLSRARVYLLKRLAPAAIEQMIVQALSDDSILVERHIVLEEGVQSALAQLVDGDGRKALNYLELLSDMAVSVEGQCRVDLSLLAEVTGERLARFDNQGDLYYDLISAIHKSIRGSNPDAGLYWYARMVSAGCDPLYIARRLLAIASEDIGLADPKAMDVALAAWDCFTRVGPAEGERAIAQAIIYLACAPKSNAVYTAWNQALKDAKELPDFEVPMHLRNAPTKLMKELGHGAEYRYAHHEPGAYAAGATYLPDAIAGRQYYQPNERGFEQKIKAKLDYLKNLDQQAGG, from the coding sequence ATGAGCACCTTGAGTCTCGACTTTGAACAAGATGACTTTCGCCCGTTAGCCGCGCGCATGCGTCCGCAACGCTTAGAGCAATATCTGGGCCAAGACCATATTTTAGGGCCGGATAAACCACTGCGCCGAGCTCTGGAAGCCGGACACTGCCACTCCATGATTTTGTGGGGCCCGCCGGGTACCGGCAAAACCACGCTGGCTGAGTTGATAGCCCTGTATTGTGATGCCGAAGTGGAGCGGGTCTCCGCGGTGACCTCCGGTGTAAAAGAAATTCGCGCCGCCATCGAGCGCGCCCGCGAACATAAGTTAGCAGGTCGGCGCACTATCTTGTTTGTTGATGAAGTACACCGCTTTAATAAATCTCAGCAAGATGCATTTTTGCCCCATATTGAAGACGGTACCGTCACCTTTATTGGTGCCACCACCGAAAACCCCTCGTTTGAGCTCAATAACGCTTTGCTGTCGCGCGCGCGCGTTTATTTGCTGAAGCGTTTAGCGCCTGCTGCCATCGAGCAAATGATCGTGCAGGCGCTAAGCGACGACTCCATCTTGGTAGAGCGACATATTGTGCTAGAGGAAGGCGTACAAAGCGCCTTGGCGCAATTGGTGGACGGTGATGGTCGCAAAGCGTTGAACTATCTTGAGCTGTTATCGGACATGGCCGTATCTGTGGAGGGGCAATGCCGAGTCGACTTGAGCTTGTTGGCGGAAGTGACCGGCGAGCGACTGGCGCGTTTTGATAATCAAGGCGACCTGTATTACGATTTAATTTCGGCGATTCATAAGTCAATTCGCGGCTCTAATCCCGATGCTGGTTTATATTGGTATGCGCGTATGGTGAGTGCCGGCTGTGACCCTTTGTATATTGCCCGTCGCTTGTTGGCCATCGCCTCAGAAGACATAGGGCTTGCCGATCCTAAAGCCATGGACGTAGCACTGGCAGCTTGGGATTGCTTTACGCGGGTGGGGCCTGCTGAAGGGGAGCGCGCCATTGCGCAAGCCATTATTTATTTAGCCTGTGCGCCCAAGAGTAATGCGGTTTACACCGCGTGGAACCAAGCGTTAAAAGATGCCAAAGAACTGCCAGATTTTGAGGTGCCCATGCATCTGCGTAACGCCCCCACTAAGTTAATGAAAGAGCTGGGGCATGGCGCCGAGTATCGTTATGCCCACCATGAGCCGGGGGCCTATGCGGCGGGTGCCACCTATTTGCCCGATGCCATTGCTGGCCGACAATATTATCAGCCTAATGAGCGCGGTTTTGAGCAGAAGATAAAAGCCAAGCTCGATTATTTGAAAAACCTTGACCAACAAGCGGGCGGCTAG
- a CDS encoding DNA translocase FtsK has translation MAEKKLFTPMSGLQRLFEAGLITIILLAIFMMLSLVSYHPSDPGWSQTAWGGEIRNAAGPAGAWLADILLFSFGFSAYAVPLFMVLIGWLTLWRPRALSDICYLTLSLRIIGFLMLLLSVLTLASMNLGNIYYFSSGGLIGDMLASAIAPVFGSLGTTLLLLCGFATGVTFFTGWSWLLIVERLGAGVVNAPQLLSQVPQRIVDWQSNLRGSQENVPLAATTSSTQSSGKSVTGPESANTTAEDSDSSSGFVSWRRFKERLSGTADEADYVPQAGREYEQDDPLMAPLPAAPKRALLQKKAPPMRKEPVFNANHEPDVDLEAASSMAADDFMDTDDFLDAEDFLAAASVNKPARVPQQAAAPTQQSPIQQAAPQARPQAMQPPAAQPMATLAQANGWPEDDEELDLPWLKDDEAVPHAPATRVAAVPPRAQRSVSPLPSFELLDLPKPRQHTVSEAELERIARLVEAKLADYNVQANVVGVYPGPVITRFELDLAPGIKVSKIASLDRDLARSLSAISVRVVEVIPGKPYIGLELPNTRRETVYLREVIDSEAFRNSQHPLTMVLGQDIAGEPVVVNLARMPHVLVAGTTGSGKSVGVNVMILSMLYKATPEEVRFIMIDPKMLELSVYEGIPHLLTEVVTDMKDAANALRWCVGEMERRYKLLSSVGVRNLQGYNTKVQEAIDAGEPIRDPLWDPTQSMDTYPPALEKLPHIVVVIDEFADMMMIVGKKVEELIARIAQKARAAGIHLILATQRPSVDVITGLIKANIPTRMSFQVSSKIDSRTILDQQGAESLLGMGDMLYLPAGDSTPTRVHGAFVDDHEVHKVVAAWKERGEPNYIEDILSGDVGPEGLLPGEVAEEGDDAPDPLFDAAVAYVVETRRGSISGVQRQFKIGYNRAARLIERMEQLGIVSAPMGSGQREVLAPPPVRERN, from the coding sequence TTGGCGGAGAAAAAGCTGTTTACTCCCATGTCTGGTTTACAGCGCCTGTTTGAGGCCGGGTTGATCACCATTATTTTATTGGCGATCTTCATGATGTTGTCCTTGGTGTCTTATCACCCCTCGGATCCGGGCTGGTCACAAACTGCGTGGGGCGGAGAAATTCGTAATGCCGCCGGTCCTGCCGGTGCTTGGTTGGCCGATATTTTGCTGTTCTCTTTTGGCTTTTCAGCTTATGCGGTGCCGTTGTTTATGGTGCTGATTGGCTGGTTAACCTTATGGCGCCCAAGGGCGTTAAGTGACATTTGTTACTTAACCTTAAGCCTGCGCATTATCGGATTTTTAATGCTGCTGCTGAGTGTCTTAACCTTGGCCAGCATGAACTTGGGCAACATTTACTACTTTTCATCCGGTGGCTTAATTGGCGACATGTTGGCCTCGGCCATCGCCCCTGTCTTTGGCTCACTGGGCACCACTTTATTGCTGTTGTGTGGCTTTGCCACTGGCGTTACCTTTTTTACCGGTTGGTCTTGGTTGCTGATTGTGGAGCGCCTCGGGGCCGGTGTGGTCAATGCGCCGCAGTTATTAAGTCAAGTGCCGCAGCGTATCGTCGACTGGCAAAGTAATTTACGTGGTTCACAGGAAAATGTGCCACTGGCGGCAACGACCAGCTCGACGCAAAGCTCCGGCAAATCAGTGACGGGCCCTGAGTCGGCGAATACCACCGCAGAAGACTCCGATTCCAGTTCAGGCTTTGTGAGCTGGCGCCGGTTTAAAGAGCGCTTGAGTGGCACCGCTGACGAAGCAGATTACGTCCCGCAAGCTGGCCGTGAATATGAGCAAGACGACCCGCTGATGGCACCTCTGCCAGCTGCACCTAAGCGTGCTTTACTGCAAAAGAAGGCGCCACCGATGCGTAAAGAGCCGGTGTTTAATGCCAACCATGAACCAGATGTGGACTTAGAGGCGGCCAGCTCGATGGCGGCGGATGACTTTATGGACACCGATGATTTTCTGGATGCGGAAGATTTTTTAGCGGCTGCGAGTGTCAATAAGCCTGCTCGTGTGCCGCAGCAAGCAGCAGCACCTACTCAACAATCACCGATTCAACAAGCAGCGCCGCAAGCACGCCCGCAGGCGATGCAACCGCCCGCAGCGCAGCCTATGGCAACCTTAGCGCAAGCGAATGGCTGGCCAGAAGACGACGAGGAGCTGGATTTGCCTTGGTTAAAAGATGATGAAGCTGTGCCTCATGCACCTGCCACACGGGTGGCAGCTGTGCCGCCTAGAGCGCAACGCAGTGTTAGCCCTTTACCTTCGTTTGAGTTACTGGATTTACCCAAGCCGCGCCAGCATACGGTGAGTGAGGCAGAGTTAGAACGCATTGCACGCTTAGTTGAGGCTAAACTTGCGGACTATAACGTACAAGCCAACGTAGTGGGCGTGTATCCGGGGCCGGTGATCACCCGTTTTGAATTGGACTTAGCGCCGGGTATTAAGGTGAGTAAAATTGCCAGCCTAGATCGTGACTTGGCCCGTTCATTGTCAGCGATCAGCGTGCGGGTGGTAGAAGTTATCCCGGGTAAGCCTTATATCGGCCTAGAATTGCCCAACACGCGCCGAGAAACCGTGTATTTGCGTGAGGTAATCGACAGCGAAGCCTTTAGAAATAGCCAACATCCGTTAACCATGGTGCTGGGTCAAGACATTGCCGGCGAGCCGGTGGTGGTGAACTTGGCGAGAATGCCCCATGTATTAGTGGCGGGCACCACCGGCTCCGGTAAGTCGGTGGGCGTGAACGTGATGATCTTGTCGATGTTATATAAAGCCACGCCGGAAGAAGTGCGCTTTATTATGATAGATCCCAAGATGTTGGAGCTGTCGGTTTACGAAGGTATTCCGCATCTACTCACCGAAGTGGTCACCGACATGAAAGATGCGGCCAATGCGCTGCGCTGGTGTGTGGGTGAGATGGAGCGCCGCTATAAACTGTTGTCTTCGGTAGGGGTGCGTAACCTGCAAGGCTATAACACCAAGGTACAAGAGGCGATTGATGCGGGTGAGCCAATCCGTGATCCACTGTGGGATCCAACTCAGTCTATGGATACCTATCCGCCGGCACTGGAAAAACTACCCCATATCGTGGTGGTGATTGATGAATTTGCCGACATGATGATGATAGTCGGTAAGAAAGTAGAAGAGCTAATTGCGCGTATTGCCCAAAAGGCCCGTGCCGCAGGTATTCACCTGATTTTGGCTACCCAGCGACCCTCGGTGGATGTGATCACCGGCTTAATTAAAGCCAACATTCCAACGCGTATGTCATTTCAGGTGTCGAGCAAAATAGACTCGCGCACCATCTTAGACCAACAAGGGGCTGAGTCCTTGTTAGGCATGGGTGACATGCTGTACTTACCCGCCGGTGATAGCACGCCCACGCGGGTGCACGGTGCCTTCGTGGATGACCATGAAGTGCACAAGGTAGTAGCGGCATGGAAAGAGCGGGGCGAGCCCAATTATATCGAAGATATTTTAAGTGGTGACGTGGGCCCGGAAGGCTTATTACCAGGAGAAGTAGCGGAAGAGGGCGACGATGCACCGGATCCCTTGTTTGATGCTGCGGTAGCTTATGTCGTAGAGACGCGCCGCGGCTCTATCTCTGGGGTGCAACGTCAGTTTAAGATTGGTTACAACCGCGCCGCTCGTTTAATCGAACGAATGGAGCAACTTGGCATTGTGAGTGCGCCTATGGGTAGCGGTCAACGTGAAGTATTGGCACCTCCGCCAGTTAGGGAGCGCAATTAA